A genome region from Stegostoma tigrinum isolate sSteTig4 chromosome 37, sSteTig4.hap1, whole genome shotgun sequence includes the following:
- the LOC125467423 gene encoding cardiac-enriched FHL2-interacting protein: protein MDFLDNWGTAKTRIMQGRSKHVDGFSDTSSAGSILDETDREVSRLTERAFKSLCVAEGGICNDVDIPSSPSAVSVSQTSDLPSSDKAKHSKGVLQNCNKSSKIIQKQPKELPDTFQESTVQCSVEKKDAKRGSGTGFSSETVGSSQHSAKQKSKISSLIEAFDQSDNDFPGDITASAKQASVSGHPELPGDIDNKNIAQWDASAIINLHKEKSSFSAACQEKYWTNKKQIPPGKGNKNNPLNYMKTAQYRRQGHFTDVTIPNISSKKADKGLTEIVSKVKKPDPKSNFLHSECSAFKSWHDHSKYLFEEDDHIENLTVTLQSSAHLQNLCADNTVSCRKVCSLGTVQSPNEVKAQRAVNCSPSSKDSDFHSVPSECSVKGNAKQRHSLQVAGPEKTSGGDEGKGFQLWRSSRNPRHNRQIETELVSGEVSSTECHPAADLTTHTEQPPREQSPPFSISKLLTPNIVHNANETDRSTIVVTPPGIQLPVGQGDEAKGSADYLLRENYKSKASSLLYNLKDVRKRVKSTYSNAGATQSLSEQSKNKDYIYQNIHRANERTSSAPLRLGIKDNHTGDSNEPEKQDKMPNAKNVTATSGHLGKATIIHKAETDSWKNDDYLNLRSPQTVKEARNQPSRRTRNARPRSAMITTEIHAERSLDRKCTYQPNMFNDRKETSCPPTTFQKNSALARKSPEETQAMPEKAGETQNRFHHSRNPECSSSSHRSVAGNPSENHFRKQDDKLAWQKAEDVCRPVLEANVSNNWITTHSAREEKATQDVKSPNQSYFALGDDRYQDPERMMADLMAERGNYVKRGCSNSWPAADEGKDTEKNDLQYYALSDWASNSGRKAENQSSLPEYQGHLQEKMARGLPGQRIRDSSPLEMSCEEKFYNIFSKQEVRGSTNSPRPSLFKIKDNVSKTSPATKGVRPTVPESVPEELQANTVEEAPNLFLPEGNAQGDKREICVERSAVMCSRPESACSIDSKTAGKPPVVPPKSEKAIRRAKKLTTRRKKADARQKTPSVDDAETNATVSNAPVSPPRVPIAQTPTVSSPEPTQPIDSCVIPAVSNIMALNSVQPIASVHSFPLSQRKLLQDPESGQYFFVDIPIQVQAKTLYDPETDRYFQVSIPSTGQNTSLDFFNNSYVLYPGFLSFPLTSVSSIRSPSQMSAPAILLDVQDKEKPLHEWVNTDLGRTGLQGNEPYIETLFDPHTGCRVDMEDVTWCSAMSSQLQPEGHNLDLIVMGELEDIAIENN from the coding sequence ATGGACTTTTTGGATAACTGGGGTACAGCAAAAACAAGGATCATGCAAGGACGTTCTAAACACGTAGATGGTTTTAGTGACACGTCGAGCGCTGGAAGCATTTTggatgagacagacagagaagtAAGTAGACTTACAGAGCGTGCTTTTAAGAGCTTGTGTGTTGCAGAGGGAGGAATCTGTAATGACGTGGATATTCCCAGCTCACCGTCGGCTGTCAGTGTGAGTCAGACAAGTGATCTTCCAAGTTCAGACAAGGCCAAGCATTCTAAGGGTGTATTACAAAACTGTAATAAGTCATCGAAGATAATCCAAAAACAACCAAAAGAATTACCTGACACATTCCAGGAATCAACAGTCCAGTGTTCTGTCGAAAAAAAAGATGCTAAACGTGGCTCAGGAACTGGCTTCTCAAGCGAAACTGTTGGATCAAGCCAGCATTCGGCCAAGCAAAAGTCAAAAATCTCTTCCCTGATCGAAGCTTTTGATCAAAGTGATAATGATTTCCCAGGAGATATCACGGCAAGTGCAAAACAAGCTAGTGTGAGTGGACACCCTGAATTACCAGGGGACATTGACAATAAGAACATTGCACAATGGGACGCATCAGCTATCATCAACTTGCACAAAGAAAAATCTAGTTTTTCTGCAGCTTGTCAAGAAAAGTATTGGACAAATAAGAAGCAAATTCCACCAGGAAAAGGCAACAAAAACAATCCTTTGAACTACATGAAAACTGCACAGTACAGAAGGCAAGGCCACTTCACTGATGTGACAATTCCTAATATTTCGAGTAAAAAGGCAGACAAAGGTTTAACTGAAATAGTCAGCAAAGTGAAGAAACCCGATCCAAAGAGCAACTTCCTGCATAGTGAGTGCAGTGCATTCAAATCCTGGCACGATCACAGTAAGTATCTGTTTGAGGAGGATGATCATATTGAGAATCTTACTGTTACCCTTCAGTCCAGTGCACATCTACAAAACCTGTGCGCTGACAATACGGTCAGTTGTAGAAAGGTGTGTTCATTGGGAACAGTACAATCTCCAAATGAAGTCAAAGCTCAGAGAGCGGTGAACTGTTCACCCAGCAGCAAGGATTCAGACTTTCATTCAGTTCCGTCTGAGTGTAGTGTCAAAGGGAATGCAAAGCAACGCCATAGTTTGCAGGTAGCTGGACCCGAAAAGACTAGTGGTGGGGACGAGGGAAAGGGCTTTCAGCTGTGGAGAAGCTCGAGGAATCCACGCCATAATAGGCAAATAGAGACAGAGCTTGTGAGTGGAGAAGTGAGCTCGACAGAATGCCACCCTGCAGCTGACCTCACAACACACACGGAGCAACCTCCTCGGGAACAGAGTCCCCCCTTCAGTATTTCAAAGCTTCTCACACCAAATATTGTCCACAATGCGAATGAAACGGACAGGTCAACAATTGTAGTGACACCTCCCGGCATTCAGTTGCCTGTGGGTCAGGGGGATGAGGCTAAAGGAAGTGCTGATTACCTCTTGCGTGAGAATTATAAATCTAAGGCATCAAGCCTGCTTTATAACCTCAAAGACGTCAGAAAACGAGTGAAATCCACCTACTCTAATGCTGGTGCAACTCAGAGCCTTTCTGAGCAAAGCAAGAACAAGGATTATATTTACCAAAACATACATCGGGCCAATGAAAGAACGTCTTCCGCACCTTTAAGACTAGGCATTAAGGATAACCACACGGGGGATTCCAATGAACCGGAAAAACAGGATAAAATGCCTAATGCCAAAAACGTGACTGCTACGTCTGGACATCTCGGTAAAGCTACAATTATCCATAAAGCCGAGACAGACTCGTGGAAGAATGACGATTATCTTAACTTAAGGTCACCACAAACAGTTAAAGAGGCCAGAAATCAACCCAGTCGGCGAACAAGAAATGCAAGGCCTCGATCGGCGATGATAACGACAGAAATTCACGCAGAGAGAAGCTTGGACAGAAAGTGTACGTACCAGCCGAATATGTTCAATGACAGGAAGGAAACGAGTTGCCCTCCCACAACCTTCCAGAAAAACTCAGCGTTGGCAAGAAAAAGCCCAGAGGAAACACAGGCGATGCCAGAAAAGGCAGGCGAAACGCAAAATAGATTCCATCACAGCAGAAATCCAGAGTGTTCCTCATCTAGCCACAGGAGCGTAGCTGGCAATCCAAGTGAAAATCATTTCAGAAAGCAAGATGACAAGCTGGCATGGCAAAAAGCTGAAGACGTCTGTCGGCCAGTGTTGGAAGCGAATGTGTCCAACAATTGGATAACTACCCATTCTGCCCGAGAAGAGAAAGCCACACAGGACGTAAAATCGCCGAACCAGTCCTATTTTGCCCTAGGTGATGACCGCTACCAAGATCCGGAACGCATGATGGCAGATCTAATGGCTGAAAGGGGCAACTATGTCAAGAGGGGTTGTTCGAATAGTTGGCCCGCAGCTGACGAGGGCAAAGATACTGAAAAGAATGATTTGCAATATTATGCCCTCAGTGACTGGGCATCCAATTCTGGGAGGAAAGCCGAGAATCAAAGCTCTCTTCCGGAATATCAAGGTCACCTACAAGAGAAAATGGCAAGAGGCTTACCGGGGCAAAGAATAAGAGACAGTAGTCCCTTGGAGATGTCGTGCGAAGAAAAGTTCTACAACATTTTTTCAAAGCAAGAAGTACGAGGGAGTACAAACTCACCGAGGcctagtttatttaaaatcaaagaCAATGTGTCGAAAACATCCCCAGCAACTAAAGGAGTGCGGCCAACTGTCCCTGAGTCGGTTCCTGAGGAGCTACAGGCCAATACTGTCGAGGAAGCACCAAACCTGTTTCTGCCAGAAGGAAATGCACAGGGTGACAAAcgtgagatttgtgtggaaagGTCAGCAGTAATGTGTTCCCGGCCGGAGTCGGCATGTAGTATCGATTCAAAAACAGCGGGCAAACCGCCCGTTGTACCTCCAAAGTCTGAAAAAGCAATACGCCGAGCCAAGAAGCTGACCACCAGGAGAAAAAAAGCCGATGCCAGGCAGAAGACGCCAAGCGTTGACGACGCAGAAACCAACGCGACAGTCTCCAATGCGCCAGTGTCTCCCCCACGCGTCCCCATAGCACAAACACCGACGGTTTCTTCTCCAGAACCCACACAGCCAATAGATTCATGTGTAATTCCAGCAGTATCCAACATCATGGCATTAAATAGCGTGCAGCCCATTGCATCCGTACATTCATTTCCACTAAGCCAACGGAAATTGCTTCAAGATCCTGAATCTGGCCAATATTTTTTTGTAGATATCCCAATTCAAGTGCAGGCAAAGACACTGTATGACCCAGAAACTGACAGATATTTCCAGGTGTCCATACCCTCAACAGGGCAAAATACATCGCTAGATTTTTTTAACAATTCCTACGTGTTATATCCTGGATTTCTGTCCTTTCCTTTAACTTCTGTATCATCCATCAGGTCTCCATCTCAAATGTCAGCACCTGCAATTCTCCTGGATGTGCAAGACAAGGAGAAACCATTACATGAATGGGTGAACACTGACTTGGGGCGCACAGGGCTACAGGGAAATGAGCCATATATTGAAACACTTTTTGATCCTCACACTGGATGCAGAGTAGATATGGAAGATGTGACTTGGTGCAGTGCAATGAGTAGTCAGTTGCAACCAGAGGGCCATAATTTGGACTTAATTGTCATGGGGGAACTGGAGGATATTGCCATAGAAAACAATTAG